From Jiangella mangrovi:
TGCCCTGCACCGCGAGGCGCGCGCGGGCACGGCGGAGCTGGACGAGGCCGGCGCCCATCAGCATCAGGAGATAGACCATCGACAAGCAGATGACGACGCTGGCGGCAGTCTCAATGGCGTACATGCCGCGCCCCGCTCACAGGTGCCCGGCGACGTCGATCCCGGCGGCCGAAGAAGCCGAGCTTGAAGAAGACGATGAGCGCGACCGCGAAACCAGCGGCCATCGCCGCCGAGCCCACCGTGTCGTGGACCCAGCCGAACATCGATGAGCCACCCTGGAGCAGGGCGAACACCAGCGCCTCGATGCGTACCAGGTTGATGAGCTCGAGGAGAGCACCGGCGGCGACGATCCCGACCAGGAGCGTGGTGACCGTCGACCGGCCCGACGCGAGCACGAAGGCCCCGATGAAGGTCAGAGGGATCAGGAAGTACAACGCGCTGCACTGCGGTGTGAGTGTGAACGCGAACCAGGTGGTGTCGTCCCCGACGACCCGCTGGATGACGAAGACCGGCTCGGCCGTCATCGTATGGACGTCCCGGCCGAAGACCACCGCGGTGACCAGACCGGCGAGACGGCTCTCGAGGAGCCGGAACGACGCGGCGTTCATCACGAGATGGACGCCGAGCAGCACGAGGCCGGCGGCCAGGGCGAGGCGGACGACCCGGGACGGCGACAACAACGGCGCGGACAGCGCGCGGGCCTCCACAGCGGACACGGGTCAGTCCTGCGTCGTCGCCGCGCGGCGCATTCGCGAGGTGCGCAGGAGCAGCAGGCCGCCCAGGAGCAGCGTCACACCGGCGGCCACATACGCGAACGTCGTGGCTCCCGTCATGGCGAGCGCCCCGGCTCCGGCGGCGCCTCCGCCGATCCCGGTCGTGATCCCTGGGGTGTGATACATCGTCTGCTCCCTCCAGCAACGCGGCACAGCCACGTCGGCGGCCGATCAACCAATGGCTCTATCGATGTCCGATGTGCGCTCGTTTATCGCTCGAAGCGCCGGGGAAACATCTATCGCGAAAATGTCGCGAATCAGAAGGGTTATCGCATTAAATAGCCCTTGCACCGGAATGACTAGCCCCCCTTTAGCCCGTCCGAATTGCGGGGTCCCACGGTCGCCATCCTGCGGATATCACGGATCACTCGATTCGGACATAACGGTGGAAAAGTTCAGACATACCGCTCATATCCGGATATTCACCTCATGCGAGCGGCCGAACAGGCGGTTCAGCGGGGTCCGCGGACGACGGCGGTGTGACGGCGAACACACCGGCGATCAGGTATAGGCTCCGCTGCCGAGGGGATACGGGGGTGGGCAGCGACATGATCGAAGACGAGCTCCGGGCGGCGATCGACAGAGGTGACGCCCCT
This genomic window contains:
- a CDS encoding peptidase, which produces MYHTPGITTGIGGGAAGAGALAMTGATTFAYVAAGVTLLLGGLLLLRTSRMRRAATTQD
- a CDS encoding exosortase/archaeosortase family protein, which gives rise to MSAVEARALSAPLLSPSRVVRLALAAGLVLLGVHLVMNAASFRLLESRLAGLVTAVVFGRDVHTMTAEPVFVIQRVVGDDTTWFAFTLTPQCSALYFLIPLTFIGAFVLASGRSTVTTLLVGIVAAGALLELINLVRIEALVFALLQGGSSMFGWVHDTVGSAAMAAGFAVALIVFFKLGFFGRRDRRRRAPVSGARHVRH